TGTTGCTGTTTATATTAGCGGTATCGCTAGCTTTGATTTTGCGGTTTGTGATTCAGTACACTATTGCCATGTTCGCCTTTTGGACAGAACGAGCTACCGCTTTAGAAAATTTTTGGTTACTTTTTTACTTATTTTTATCGGGTACGATCGCACCTTTAGATGTGTTTCCTGAATCTGTGCGAACGATAGTTTTGTTTACCCCTTTTCCCTATTTGATTGATTTCCCTGCCAGCCTTTTGGTAGGGCTACCAGTGGATATAGCACGGGGGTTTTTGTCAATAGTGGGTTGGATTTTGCTGTTTTTGGGTGCGAATCGGCTGCTGTGGCGTGCGGGATTAAAGCGGTATTCTGGGATGGGAGCCTGAATAACTCCGATTATTTGTCGCAATTTATCTAGAGTATTAACGCTTTTAATTTCCTGCTGAATTGCTTTTAATCTATCTAAATCCGAAATTTGAGAGACGCGATCGCTACCAAAACGCTGACTTGTAAGATTTCCAATAGTAACATTAGTTTGACTAATATAAAATGGCTCGGTTTGACTAGGGATAAAATTTACGTTTACAGATACTTAGTTTTGCCTTATTATCAACAATAACTGTATAAAACCCTGATTTAGCGTTGAAATTGGCTAATTTTTCACAGAGCAATATCGCTTTTTGAAAGCCAGTTCTAGAGAAGTATTGGCATTTTTTGGAGATGCCGATCAAGTTAAATAAAATATGTTGCATTTTTCCATATTTTATTTAATTAGTCAACCTTGAAGTGCTGTTCCACAACTATCTCCTTCTATTGTCCTTTGAGAATTTCCTCTATGGAGATACATCTACTTAGTTTTAGGTGACGTTGATGAAACAACAATCAAGCAGACGCAGGCGGGGTGTAATCCTTACTCTAAAAGGCTGGGATAAATTTCAAGCTGCCAAAACTCAAGCCGAATTTGATGAGAATGCTGGAGATAGCTTTTCTTTAGAAGAATTGAGCGATCGCACCCGTTTAGCTCTACACACTATATCTAGAATTTTGGCACGCTTGGAACCTGTAGATAAAAGTTCCTTACAGTCTGCCTTTGCTGCCCTTAATTTGGAGTTATCTCAAAGCGATTATACCCGCCCTACCTCGACCTTAGAAGAACTAAAAACTCGACAAGCAAACCCACAGTATGACTGGCAAGAAGCACCAGATGTATCTGTGTTTTATGGTCGCAGTGAAGAATTATCGCAACTACGACACTGGATCTTAGAAGAACGGTGTCGTTTAGTTGGACTGCTGGGAATTGGTGGCATTGGCAAAAGCACTTTAGCAGTCAAGTTGGGATTGCAAGTTCAAGCTGAATTTGAGGTAGTGGTGTGGCGAAGCCTGCAAAATGCACCGCCAGTAGAGGAGCAAATAACAAGTATCCTGCAATTTTTGCTGTGGGCGTTGCGAAAGGAGATGGTGATACCCGAAAGCTTTGATAGCAAACTAGCAAAGTTGATGGAATGTTTGCAAACAAACCGATGTTTGCTGATTTTAGACAATGTTGAGACAATTCTCTCTGGTGGTCAAGTAGGGCAATGTCGTCTTGGCTATGAGGCATATGGTCAATTATTCAAGCGCGTTGGCGAAGTACCTCATAAAAGTTGCGTTCTGTTCACTTCTAGAGAAAAACCCAGAGAAATGGTACCGCTGGAAGGAGACAGAACAGGAGTAAAATCGCTGCCATTAAAGGGATTAAATCCTACCGAGGGACAACAATTATTCCAGCAAAAAGGGCAATTCACAGGTACAGAACGAGAATGGCAAGTACTCATCAAGCATTTTGGCGGTAATCCCCTCGCGCTAAAAATGGTCGCAGCTGGAACTCAAGAGCTTTTCAACGGTAAGATTGCCCCTGTTTTGCAGTATGTAGAACAGGGGCTAGTCATTTTTGATGACATCCGCGACTTGTTAGAACGGCAGTTCCAGCGTTTGTCGTTGATAGAAGAAGAGGTGATGTACTGGCTGGCAATTAATCGAGAGCCAGTAACCCTTGCCGAATTAGCTGCTGATATAGTGACATCTGCTTCCCAGCGTCAATTACCGCGAGTAATTAAATCTCTATTGCAACGGTCATTAATTGAAAAAAGCGGCGAGTATTTCTTTTTGCAACCAGTGCTGATGGAATATACGACACAGCGATTGGTTGAACAAGTTTGTCAAGAATTAGTAGAAGAAAAGTCTGTCCGTTTAGGCTTATTCCAAACCTATGCTTTGATTAAGGCAACAGCCAAAGATTACATCCGAGAAACACAAAAGCAATTAATTGTGCAACCCTTGCTTGAGCAATTGTTGCTAGAAATGGGCAGTCAACAAAAGCTGGTAATTTTATTGCAGGATGTATTGGAGCAGCAAAGACATCAAGCTGCAATATTAAGTGGGTATGCAGGGGGCAATGTCCTCAACTTGTTAGCGCATTTGCAAGTAAATTTACAGGGGTATGATTTATCAAATTTGAGCATTAGACAAGCAGACTTACAGCGTGTCAATTTAGCTGGAGTTAATTTTCAAAATACTGCTTTTTATCAATCTGTATTTGCTACAAGCTTGAAGAGTAATTATGCAGTTGCCTTAAGTCCAGATGGAAAACTGCTGGCTACAGGCGATATAAATGGACAAATTCATTTATGGCAAGTGGCGGATGGAAAAAACTTGTTGATATTTAAAGGGCATGAAGGCGTAGTTTGGACAGTCGCCTTTAGTCCAGATGGGCAAACTCTGGCAAGTTGTGGTCTAGATAAATTAGTCAAATTGTGGGATGTACAAACGGGAGATTGCTTAAAAACTTTAGATGAACACACAGATGTTGTTTGGTCTGTCAGCTTCAGTCCAGATGGTCAAATTTTAGCAAGTGGTAGTAGTGATGCTTCAATTAGATTGTGGGATATTCGCTTAGGTAAGTGTCTCAAAGTGTTGCGTAGTCATAGTACTGAAGTCTTTTCAGTGACGTTTAATCCTGATGGTTCTACTTTAGCAAGTGGTAGTCTAGATTGCGAAATTCGCTTGTGGGATATCAGTACAGGTATATGTATCAAAACTTTGCAAGGCCATGTTGGCAGGATATGCTCAGTTTGCTTCAGTCCAGATGGTAAAACTCTTGCCAGTGGGAGTAGTGACCACTCGGCTCGGTTATGGGATGTGTGTAAAGGTACTTGCATCAAAATATTCCACGGTCATAAAGATTGGGTATGGTCAGTTTGCTTTAGTTCAGATGGTCAAACCTCAGCCACGGGTAGTTTTGACTCTACTGTGAGGTTGTGGAATGTGAAGCAAGGTACTTGTGTAAAAATTCTACGCGGGCATACCAGTGAAGTACACTCAGTCATGCTTAATTTAGATGGTCAAACCTTAGTTAGTGCTAGTAGGGATTCCAGCGTGCGTTTATGGGATGTAAATAAAGGTGTGTACGTGAGAACATTACAGGGTCATTCCAATGGGGCGAATTCGGTCAGCTTTAACCCTGATGATTGTATATTGGCAACAGGTAGTTTAGATGGTTCAGTTCAGCTATGGGATGTTGCGTCTGGGTACTGTACTAAAATTTTACAAGGTCACACAGGTTGGGTATGGTCAATTAGCTTTAGTCCAGATGGTTCCATATTAGCGAGTGGCAGTGATGACAAAAGCATTAAGCTATGGGATGTAATCTCTGGTCATTGTATTACAACCATTAACGGTCATAGCAGTGCAGTAACATCAGTTAGCTTTAGTCCTGATGGTCAAACCTTGGTTAGTGCTAGTCAGGACACGAGCGTGAAGTTGTGGGATATTAATGAGCGTAAATGTATAAAAACATTAGAAGGTCACACGGATGCAGTCTGGTCAGTTAGCTTTAGTCCAGATGGCAATACTTTAGCTACAGGTGGTGAGGATTACTTAATTAAGTTATGGGATGTGCGTGAAGGTAAATCCATAACAACTTTGCCTGGTCACGCTGATGCAGTCTGGTCAGTGAGTTTTAGTCCAGATGGTAAAATGCTTGCAAGTGCTAGTTTTGATGGCTTAATTCGATTATGGGATATCACTAACTTTACTTGCATAAATGTGTTGCAAGAACATACTGCTGGTATATGGTCAGTCAGTTTCAGTCGTGATGGTTACACCTTGGCATCCGCTAGTTTTGACCAAACAATTCGCTTATGGGATATAAATAATTTTACCTGTGTCAAAGTGTTACATCGTCATAGTAGTGGATTATGCTTTGTTTGCTTTAATTCTGTTGGTAATATCTTGGCTAATACTAGTCAAGATGAAGTAATAAAGCTTTGGGATGTGGAAACAGGTGAGTGCATGAAAACCCTGAAGGTAGATCGCCTTTGTGAAGGGATGAACATCAGAGGAGTGACTGGGTTAACAGCAGCACAGCGATCGGCGCTTTTGGCTTTGGGGGCGGTGGAAGGTGTAGGTTCTTAGATGGTGGGCGATCGCTCACCATCCTTTATGCCTTTTGAATATGCTTCTTGTCGAGAAACCAAAACACGATCATTCCAAGCAACAGCCAAACGAGGATGATGTAAGGCGCTAAGCTAAGCGGTGCTGGTGGAGAGGGATAAACTGTGCCAACTAAAATACCCAGAATAACGATTATCGAGAGCCAAGGTAGCACATGATGATGCAAGGAGTGGCGTGTGCGGCGTTGGATGGAAAAATATCGCCAACACGCAAGACTGACTAATCCGTAAATGATCAAGACAGCCAGCGTCAACAGGGTTCCAAGAAACCCATATGTCGCGATCGGTGTCCACAGCATTCCCAAACCCAGCCCTACAACTAACGACATGCCGCTTAATCCCCAAATTGCATTCGCAGGTGTGCGGTATGTGGGATGAATCTGAGCGAACCAAGCGGGAAACAGTGCCTCCCGGCTCATTGCATACACAATTCGAGCAGCTCCGTTGAGAAAAGCAACAGCACAAGCATAGCCCGCCATAATACCCGCAAAATCAATCACTAACGCCAAGCCATTGCCCCAAGCCCGACGCGCGATCGTATCAAACGGTATCGTATCTTGGGCAAAGCTCGCCATCTGACTAATGCCATAGCCAATTGTCGCTACATATGCCATCAGTATATAAAACGCACCGACGAAAACAAGCGAGATCGTCATGGCTCTGGGAATGGTCTGCCGAGGCTTTTGCACTTCTTCTCCCAGCGTCGTTGCTGATTCAAATCCAACAAAACTCAGGATTGATAAAACTATACCGAGAACCAAATTGCTGTTTGGAGGTAGTTTTTGTAGCGTGAACGGTGCGATCGCAATTTGTCCAGTTTTACCCGCTTGCACCAGCACGATGAGTGCGAGTAATAAACAAACACCGATTTCAAATATCAAGAGTGTAAAATCTAACTGTAGCGAGAAGCGAATGCCTCGGTAACAAACTACAAATACAATCGCGCTAAAAATGCCATACCAAATTGTCCAGTCTAGGTGTACGCTAAACCAACGCAGAAATAAATCTTGAAGAGATGCGCTCATTAACAGCACGACAACCGGAATCGTCACGCCAGAGGAAATTAAACTAAACCAACCCACAAGAAAGCCCCAACGCACGCCCAATCCCTGAGTGACAAAAGTATACAGCGATCCGCTCGTGGGAAACTCGGCTGCCATCAAGCTGATTTGGTTAGCAATTAGCAAAGCAATTCCAAACCCAATAACATAACACAAGGGTATCGCTGCTCCGACAAGTCCAGCTTGAGGGATGGTGTTAATAAAGATGGAACCGACTGGAGACATTGCGGCAATAGACATGGCGATCGCGTGCTGCAATTTCAACGTATTGCGTTCTAGTGTTGGGGTGCGGGAAGCATTGGTAGGCACTCTGAGATGCGAATCCTGATTCATCGGTTTTTTAGCCAACGAAGTATTTATTCTTAAATACTTTCCCACCAAGTTATGCTCATGTAAATCAATGCGTGATTTTTTTGAGGGAGATGGGGGATACGCATCAATGAAAGCATTCACTAGAGAAGCACTTGCCTCTTTAACGCGATCGCTCTCACAACCCCATCACCACAAGTGCGATCGCTGATTTGAGACAGTTGCGAAAAGTGCGATCGCATTTATAAGAATATGAATATTAGGGGTGCGATCACTCACGTTCAGTTTGCCATTACCTACTTAGCTAGAAGAAGAGGCTCTGACAAACTAATCTCCCGTTCTTATTAGAAATTGTACCCGGTTTACAAGTATGATAATTTACTAATTTTGTACTTACTCGTTTACGACCTAGATTTAGGCAATCTGCTGTCAAAATGGAACTCCTGTCAGGAAAAACTTGAGTTTTAATATTGTTGCAAGTCTGAGTGTAGCTTCCTGCTGGAGCAGCAAAAGCTGGAGCAAACATTATCTGAGCAGTAAATAGAGAACAAACTAGAATTACTTTCTTCATGAGCATTTTTCTTTGCTTAATAGTTGTTACATATTCCAGTTTGCGTACTTTCCCTTATTGACACAAGGCAACTTTAGCAAGTTAATTTCAACTTAAGGCTTTCGTAAATAAACAAGGGCGATCAGCTACGCTGGGCGGAACGCCATCGCCCACATCAACCCCATCACCAAAAGTGCGATCACCCACATCTTTGACACAGTTGTTCAGAGTGCGATCGCCAAGTTTAAGAATATTCTTTCTTTACTTGCCTATGCACATATATAGCCATAATATGAGTTAAAGGTGATATTTCCGTTAAGATATCGTCATTCCCACATGAGAGAGTTTAGGGTGCAGCACAGAGGAGAACCTTACCGAATACTCTATGCCTTTGATCCAAGGAGAGTTGCCATTCTTCTTCTTGGAGGAAACAAGGGAGGAGACGATCGCTGGTATGAGGAAAATGTGCCAAAAGTAGATACGTTGTATGACGAACATTTAGAGGAATTAAAAACAGAAGGGTTCCTATGAAAACCAAGCCATTTAATGAACTTCGCAAAAAAATGACTCCTGAACAACAAGTAGAAAGTGAGATGCAAGCAAACCTTGCATTGCTCAAATTGACACTTTCTGAACTTCGAGAGTCCCTTGGACATACTCAAAGCGATGTTGCGAAAAATATGGGAGTGGTACAATCGGCGCTTTCAAAAATTGAGCATCAAGAAGATATTCAAATATCTACGCTCTCTCGATACATTAAATCTCTTGGCGGAAGTCTGACAATCATAGCGCGTTTTCCCGATCAAGAGGTTGTTATTTCTCAGTTTGATTGATATTGACTGGTGATCGTCGCCACATCAACCCCATCATCAAAACTGCGGTAGCTCGTCATAGACATCGCCTATATCACCTCATCATCAGCAGTGCGATCGCTCACATTAACCCCATCACCAGAAGTGCGATCGCCCATATTAAAATACTTGATTTTTCTGGAGCTATTGTTAATGAGGATTGTATTAACCAATACTAAGTTTACACGCCCAGTTTAAAGATGGAAGTAGAAGCAAAATAGAACTCTAGTAGGAGTAAACAGCCGCAAATTTCAAGTTGTATAGAGATAGCCTTGGCAATTTAAAGAAATTGCTAGTCAATCCTTGGGATTGAAAAATTGTCTCTTCTTCTAAAGAATAAGGAAGTTAAATTATGAAACCAGTACAGTACTTTACTCGCATTATTGGCATCATCTTTACCGTGGTTGGTGTCATGGGATTTATTGCAGCTTTTAAAACAGCGCCTGCAACTACACCTGATGTGGCTGGGCTTTCATTCACAACTGGCTACGGTGATCTGCTGGGATTGTTCCCCGTCAACGTCTTACACAATATTGTTCACCTTGTTGTAGGCGTTTTGGGTATAGTGGCATCCGTTTCATTAAGTAGCGCCCGTCTTTATAGTGGAATGCTAGCCATATTCTACGGGTTGCTTACCCTCATGGGGCTTTTTCCTCCTACCCAGGCTACTTTAGGTCTTATCCCCATTTTTGGCAATGATATTTGGCTTCATGGTATTACTGCTGCGATCGCCATTTACTTTGGTTTTATTGCCACACCAGATTTATTAGAACTGAGTTCTGGGGAAAGCCACAGTCTTAGCCAGAAATAAATAGAAGTTGTATCAACATTACACCAGCGAACTAGTTATCTAATTGAGTTGATTTTATCAAAAATCGTATGCTTGATTTGGTGTACGATTTTTGATAAAACAAGGATCTCAATCTACGCTAATATCCTTTAATATTCAGTTTCTACTTCATCTATATCTTCTAAAATTTGAGCAATTTGTGGCAAAAATGCCAAGTCTCTACTTACGCAACCCCAAACTCATCTCCTATAGTTTCATTGAAAGAACGTACTATTGAGACAATTTGATCAGCATCGTCAGCGGCGAAAGCTCCATCTAATCCCTCGTAATGCAAATCTGTAAAGGGTTGTTAATAGAGTAATCCTATATCAATCACACCATTTTGGGTCAGGTGATCTACAATATATTCTACGAATCGGATTTGATTGGCGTTAAAATTATTGCCCTCAAGGTATCGAGAAAATGCCTGTTTTGCTGCATTTCTGTCTAACCCAACGAGTTGACGAATGAACCGCTTCAAGCTGAAATTTTTTCCAGTAACTTCCTCAAACTTTTCACGGCTCTCAACTGCTTCTGCATTAAACAGAAGTGCGTAGGCGTAGCCCATCGTAGACATCGCTCGTAGTAAACTAGCTGATGCGTAGGTGTTCGCGCAGCGTCTCGTAGAGAAGCTCATCGTACCCTTTTGGGGAAGCAAGCTACGCGTAGCGTCTCGTAGAGAAGATATCGCACTGCCAACTGCGCTCAATTTTTCCATACCCACGAGGGGTAATAAATTGAAAACTTCTTATAACGCGATTTACGTTCTCAAACTGGGGTTTGAGTTCTCATTTGAGTATATTTAGTATGCAAAAGCTAATATCGAGTTCTCAAACTGGGGTTTGAGTTCTCATTTGAGTATATTTAGTATGCAAAAGCTAATATCGAGTTCTCAAACTGGGGTT
This region of Nostoc sp. UHCC 0302 genomic DNA includes:
- a CDS encoding type I restriction-modification enzyme R subunit C-terminal domain-containing protein — translated: MEKLSAVGSAISSLRDATRSLLPQKGTMSFSTRRCANTYASASLLRAMSTMGYAYALLFNAEAVESREKFEEVTGKNFSLKRFIRQLVGLDRNAAKQAFSRYLEGNNFNANQIRFVEYIVDHLTQNGVIDIGLLY
- a CDS encoding DUF4383 domain-containing protein, with protein sequence MKPVQYFTRIIGIIFTVVGVMGFIAAFKTAPATTPDVAGLSFTTGYGDLLGLFPVNVLHNIVHLVVGVLGIVASVSLSSARLYSGMLAIFYGLLTLMGLFPPTQATLGLIPIFGNDIWLHGITAAIAIYFGFIATPDLLELSSGESHSLSQK
- a CDS encoding NB-ARC domain-containing protein; its protein translation is MKQQSSRRRRGVILTLKGWDKFQAAKTQAEFDENAGDSFSLEELSDRTRLALHTISRILARLEPVDKSSLQSAFAALNLELSQSDYTRPTSTLEELKTRQANPQYDWQEAPDVSVFYGRSEELSQLRHWILEERCRLVGLLGIGGIGKSTLAVKLGLQVQAEFEVVVWRSLQNAPPVEEQITSILQFLLWALRKEMVIPESFDSKLAKLMECLQTNRCLLILDNVETILSGGQVGQCRLGYEAYGQLFKRVGEVPHKSCVLFTSREKPREMVPLEGDRTGVKSLPLKGLNPTEGQQLFQQKGQFTGTEREWQVLIKHFGGNPLALKMVAAGTQELFNGKIAPVLQYVEQGLVIFDDIRDLLERQFQRLSLIEEEVMYWLAINREPVTLAELAADIVTSASQRQLPRVIKSLLQRSLIEKSGEYFFLQPVLMEYTTQRLVEQVCQELVEEKSVRLGLFQTYALIKATAKDYIRETQKQLIVQPLLEQLLLEMGSQQKLVILLQDVLEQQRHQAAILSGYAGGNVLNLLAHLQVNLQGYDLSNLSIRQADLQRVNLAGVNFQNTAFYQSVFATSLKSNYAVALSPDGKLLATGDINGQIHLWQVADGKNLLIFKGHEGVVWTVAFSPDGQTLASCGLDKLVKLWDVQTGDCLKTLDEHTDVVWSVSFSPDGQILASGSSDASIRLWDIRLGKCLKVLRSHSTEVFSVTFNPDGSTLASGSLDCEIRLWDISTGICIKTLQGHVGRICSVCFSPDGKTLASGSSDHSARLWDVCKGTCIKIFHGHKDWVWSVCFSSDGQTSATGSFDSTVRLWNVKQGTCVKILRGHTSEVHSVMLNLDGQTLVSASRDSSVRLWDVNKGVYVRTLQGHSNGANSVSFNPDDCILATGSLDGSVQLWDVASGYCTKILQGHTGWVWSISFSPDGSILASGSDDKSIKLWDVISGHCITTINGHSSAVTSVSFSPDGQTLVSASQDTSVKLWDINERKCIKTLEGHTDAVWSVSFSPDGNTLATGGEDYLIKLWDVREGKSITTLPGHADAVWSVSFSPDGKMLASASFDGLIRLWDITNFTCINVLQEHTAGIWSVSFSRDGYTLASASFDQTIRLWDINNFTCVKVLHRHSSGLCFVCFNSVGNILANTSQDEVIKLWDVETGECMKTLKVDRLCEGMNIRGVTGLTAAQRSALLALGAVEGVGS
- a CDS encoding APC family permease, translating into MNQDSHLRVPTNASRTPTLERNTLKLQHAIAMSIAAMSPVGSIFINTIPQAGLVGAAIPLCYVIGFGIALLIANQISLMAAEFPTSGSLYTFVTQGLGVRWGFLVGWFSLISSGVTIPVVVLLMSASLQDLFLRWFSVHLDWTIWYGIFSAIVFVVCYRGIRFSLQLDFTLLIFEIGVCLLLALIVLVQAGKTGQIAIAPFTLQKLPPNSNLVLGIVLSILSFVGFESATTLGEEVQKPRQTIPRAMTISLVFVGAFYILMAYVATIGYGISQMASFAQDTIPFDTIARRAWGNGLALVIDFAGIMAGYACAVAFLNGAARIVYAMSREALFPAWFAQIHPTYRTPANAIWGLSGMSLVVGLGLGMLWTPIATYGFLGTLLTLAVLIIYGLVSLACWRYFSIQRRTRHSLHHHVLPWLSIIVILGILVGTVYPSPPAPLSLAPYIILVWLLLGMIVFWFLDKKHIQKA
- a CDS encoding helix-turn-helix transcriptional regulator, producing MKTKPFNELRKKMTPEQQVESEMQANLALLKLTLSELRESLGHTQSDVAKNMGVVQSALSKIEHQEDIQISTLSRYIKSLGGSLTIIARFPDQEVVISQFD